GTTGGGGATAACGGATATGATAAGAGTGCCATCTATAGACATTTGAAAAATATACACTTCCCTATTGAGTGTCGCAAGGAGGTCTGCAAAGAAAGGATCAAAACCAATCACGCCTGTTTTGCTGCCTGGGAAAGTGTTTTGAATGATATGCAGGGATGGTTGTGCATCAAATGTCTGAGTATTCATGCATGGAAAATGGACTGTTCGAAAGCTCACCCTACGAAAGTCATCTCAGGTCCATTCAATGGCCTTGGAGTTGATTTTCTCATTCATGGGGTTGAGAAACCACAGACTGAGGTTCCAGACATGGTAGAGAATGTTGTAACTTGTACTCCAGGTGTTGGTGAAGATCTTGCTGGACTCACTGTGGATTTGCTTAACAGTGTGCTACTGAGACAAATCCCTACTACTGTTAGTATTCCGCCTCCTAGAAGGTTACACTTCTCACGCACCTtaaagtatgctcttgatcttgtCATTGTAAATCTTAATAACATAGCTTCTTGGATACAATTACAGTTATTGCCTACCTGCACCCTGAGCTTATACGAACCTAAAAGCTCAATGGAAGAACGTTCAGTCAACCGGAGGAAACTACAGATGATTGCAATCAACAAGGCGTTATTGTGTTGGAAAGAACAAGCTGGTTGTTTCAACCTGACCCAACAGTTATTGGCCGTTCCTAAGAAAATTCCCAGATAGCGTTCgaataagaaaaagataaatcctAATTTGCTGGCATGTAAGAGGAAGTTGGAATACATACATTATACCGCGGCCATCAGGGTACTTTCCTCCAATGGTGTAGCTCTTTCTTCCCCTGATACACTCTTCGAACTTCAGCAAAAGCATCCCCCCGCACGCCTGCCTCACATACCAGCTGAAGGAGTCGCTGCAACTGCACTTTCTGTCAGTATAAAGGATGTTCTGTTGGCTCTTAAGAATTTTCCCGAAGGAACTTCGTGCGGGAGGGACGGTCTTAGAGCTCAACACCTATTAGATGTTATGAGTGGTGCTGGAGCTTCCGTTGCTGATGAATTACTTGTCTCCATAACAGGTGTTGTGAATCTGTGGATGGCAGGGAAGTGTCCTCCCATTCTAGGTGATTTTGTGGCCAGTTCCCCCTTAACTCCGCCGCTTAAACCTGGTGGTGGGTTAAGACCAATCATTGTGGGAACTATATGGAGGAGACTATGCTCAAAATTGGCCGATACGGCAGCGTGCAAGGAAATGACATCATATCTAGGCAAGTACCAATTTGGTGTTGGCATTCCATGTGGTGGCGAAGGCATCTTGCACTCTGCCAATAGATTGCTTGAGTTGAAGGGTGATGACACTTCCCGTGTTTTGTTGCTTATAGACTTTTCGAACGCGTTTAATCTTGTTGACACGTCCACCATCATAAGGGAGGTAAGATCCCGTTGTACGAATATTGTTAATTGGGTTGAGTTTTGTTATGCAAAACCAGCTAGGCTCTATTACCAGGATTCAGTGCTTTCTCCGGCCCAAGGTGTTCAACAGGGTGACCCCCTTGGTCCCCTCTTGTTTGCACTAGCTCTCCATCTCCTTGTTGAGAAGATTGATGCCCAATGCACCTTAGACCTCCATGCTTGGTACCTAGACGATGACACCATTGCAGGCGATACAATGGAAGTGTCTAAGGATCTGAAAATTATACATGAGGAAGGTCCTAGCTATGGATTGCATTTGAATATCTCGAAGACGGAAATTTTTTGGCCATCATATGATCCAAGAAGATATATTGAGTCTGCTTTCCCTCATAATATTGGTAAGCATGCGAATGGTGTTAAACTCCTTGGTGGGCCGGTCAGTTTAAATTCGGAGTTTTGCAGTAACATGGTGCTGAAAAGGGTGGGTACTACTATTCAGCTTATGAGCAAAATACAGGAACTACAAGACCCTCAATGTGAATTATTTCTTTTACGTAATTACACAGGGGCTTCTAGGTTGTATTTCACCCTCCGAATAACATGTCCCAAATCTATTCAGCTTGCTACGGATCGTACGTTTTGATAGGCATGTCATGCAATATTTACGTCGTttaatagttgttgatggtgCGGGTTTTGGCTTGGTTCAGCAAATGCTTGCTAATCTCCCTATTAAAGACGGTGGTCTTGGAGTGCTTACAATGGCTGATACAGGTATGTTTTGTTACCTAGCATCTCATGCTCAATCTCAACACCTAAAGAACAAGATCCTGAATTTTCCGGATGCTTCAGATCCTTGCCTCAGCTATCAGCACGCTTTACAGTTTTTTTACTCAAACTTGTGGTCTCTCTTCTAGATTCAATATCAATGATACCCCCCCACCCACCATTTCATGAAGTCCTTGGCAGTTATTCATTTTGGTGTTGTCAAAGAAAAGATACCAACTAGTTACTCTCTTTCATCGCGTGAAGCAACCCTGTGGCAATGTAATAGAGATGAGCACGCTATGGATTTTCTTAAGGTTATTCCCATCCCCGTACTTAATCAGGTTGTTGGACCTAGACAGTTCAGCGCCATCTTACAATATCTGTTGGGTAGACCTTTCTTTGAGGAAGATAGTTTGTGTTCTTGTTGCAACATGCCTATGAACATTTTTGGGGACCATGCTATCCACTGTTCCAGTGAGGTTGGGCTTAAATTTCGACATGATTTGGTCAAAGATGTCTTGGCAGATATGTGCTACAAAGCTGGGGTTGCTGCTAGGAAAGAAGTCTCTTTGGGTTTCCTTTCCAATACGGAGAATGAACTTAGACCCGCTgacatcatggtttataattgggAAGATGGTAAGGATGCTTGCATGGATGTGACTGGTGTTTCACCTTTCACAAGTGCTAGGAAACGTAACATTTCTCCTGGGCATGCTATCATCGCAGCTATCACATGCAAGAATAAAACATATTTGGACAAATGCACTTTGCATGCTTACGGGTTCTGTGTTTTGGCCTTTTGTACTTTGGGTGATCTCGGAGTAGATACTATATCTTTTCTGAGAAGATTGAGGAATTATATGGCTAGGCATGATGCCAACTTCAAGTTAGGCAACTCTTTTTTTTATAGGCTAggcattgttattcaaaaaggtgttggcgctCAGCTTGTTGTTAGGCTGCCCACCATTCCCTGTAATCTTTACCTTGTTCCTTAATAGTATACCCTTGGGGtgccttttttttttacatacaataataatatattaattaaaaaaaattattaatttaaaaaaaaattggaaaaaagaCGAGAAATtccatattaaaaaaataaaaacaaagtatCTTAGGACAAATACctaaatagatttttaaaagtggaaaatatagaaaaagataaaaaaaaaaattaacatgaGTATTTTTAGAACGGCGtgcatttttttttaaagtaataaatcTTAATAATTTCGATGAAAAAAGATTTTTATATAGAAAATTTTTATGCATGTGTATGAAAATTGTTTTTTATTTCCTaatggaattattattttatataatatttggtaccTATTAATGTTGAAGGAGAACTTTTGAAATGTagtattatattattattttatcgaaTATATTATTTTATCACTAAGGACCCGAGTCGGGActggaaaattttattattttaacgagattattatattatcgagtattattttaaaaatattttactGTATATTATCTTATGTTCCGAGAACTACAAAAGTTAAAGCAGTTGATATAAAGTTAAAGAGCGGGAAAAAATAATCAAGAAATTAGAGAACAGTTTGTCGTGGGACAATAACCATGAATAAATTTTACGATGTGAAGCGCACAGATAGAAGTTTTCAAGTTGGTGACTTTGTTTACTTGAAACTGCAGCGTGCCGACAAATATCCTTGGCATTGAGAAGAAATTTGAAGTTATCACCAAGATATTATAGGTCGTATGAGGTTATCCAAAGGGTGGAGAAAGTATCTTACATACTGAAATTTCCTGACGGTTCTATGGTGTTATGTGATAAGCGAAGAAAACTTATAAGTGATTCTCAAATCAGAGACCAGAAATTTTAAAATCTTATGTCGTTTGAAAATAATTAAACAATGTGCAACAGATACAAACATGACTATTGAATACACAATCACCAGAATAAAACTTTAAATACAATCcattaaattttttgaaaatataataTATCATCGTATTGAAAGGTAAATAATTACTTACTCGGGACAAATATATAAAA
This DNA window, taken from Papaver somniferum cultivar HN1 chromosome 3, ASM357369v1, whole genome shotgun sequence, encodes the following:
- the LOC113358943 gene encoding uncharacterized protein LOC113358943, translating into MDCSKAHPTKVISGPFNGLGVDFLIHGVEKPQTEVPDMVENVVTCTPGVGEDLAGLTVDLLNSVLLRQIPTTVSIPPPRRLHFSRTLKYALDLVIVNLNNIASWIQLQLLPTCTLSLYEPKSSMEERSVNRRKLQMIAINKALLCWKEQAALSSPDTLFELQQKHPPARLPHIPAEGVAATALSVSIKDVLLALKNFPEGTSCGRDGLRAQHLLDVMSGAGASVADELLVSITGVVNLWMAGKCPPILGDFVASSPLTPPLKPGGGLRPIIVGTIWRRLCSKLADTAACKEMTSYLGKYQFGVGIPCGGEGILHSANRLLELKGDDTSRVLLLIDFSNAFNLVDTSTIIREVRSRCTNIVNWVEFCYAKPARLYYQDSVLSPAQGVQQGDPLGPLLFALALHLLVEKIDAQCTLDLHAWYLDDDTIAGDTMEVSKDLKIIHEEGPSYGLHLNISKTEIFWPSYDPRRYIESAFPHNIGKHANGVKLLGGPVSLNSEFCSNMVLKRVGTTIQLMSKIQELQDPQFVDGAGFGLVQQMLANLPIKDGGLGVLTMADTVIHFGVVKEKIPTSYSLSSREATLWQCNRDEHAMDFLKVIPIPVLNQVVGPRQFSAILQYLLGRPFFEEDSLCSCCNMPMNIFGDHAIHCSSEVGLKFRHDLVKDVLADMCYKAGVAARKEVSLGFLSNTENELRPADIMVYNWEDGKDACMDVTGVSPFTSARKRNISPGHAIIAAITCKNKTYLDKCTLHAYGFCVLAFCTLGDLGVDTISFLRRLRNYMARHDANFKLGNSFFYRLGIVIQKGVGAQLVVRLPTIPCNLYLVP